The Photobacterium sanguinicancri genome includes the window AAAAATGGACATTGGGGAGGATGATTCAATTTAATACATCATCACCGATGAAAAATGTAAGGACAAAGATACGTAAATTTAAGAAAGTTCACCAGCTGAGTTAGTCTTAGCTATGCATGTTTATTGGATATACACGGAGTAGCTCATGAATAAACATCAAATAGAAACATTGCTATCATCGTTTACTGGTTCCGATGTGTCATCTCCCTTTGGTCCTGATGCTTTAGTTTATAAAGTGAAAGGTAAAATGTACGCACTCGTTTCTCAAAATGAAGACATAGCGCGTGTTACGGTGAAATGTAAACCTGAGGATGGTGAAGTATTAGTATCTCAATTTGATTCGATTTCTCCTGGTTATTACATGAATAAAAGACACTGGATAACGATTAAACTTTGTGGAGAAGTTGATTCAACGCTATTAACGGATCTTGCTCATCATTCTTATCAACTTGTTGTCGCTAAACTAAAAAAAGTAGAAAGGGAGTCTCTTCTTATTAATAGTGACTAGTGTTTTGATTAATAACTGTTGAAGAGTGAAGGGATACGATTCATGAATATGAAATATATATTCCTTTATTTTAGAAGTGATCAAATTCTCACATTAATAACAAAATAGTGCGGCTATTAATAAATAAGTGGAATGTCACAGTTACTTTTATCATTTAAACGTTATTCTTCTCTTAAAATTCAACCCATAAAATGAGATGCGATAATGAAAAAAGGAATATTTCAGTGCTCTGCATTAGCAGCAGCTATTATTTTATCTGGCTGTAATAGCGATTCATCTGATGATAATAATAAAGTCGATTATGGCGCAAAGGCTGTAAGTTATCTTGTTGAAATTGCAGATGAAACGCAAGGTATTGGCGATCGTGAAGCAAGCACACAAAAAGAAATTCAAACAGGGAATTGGATATACGATAAATTAACGGGTTTTGGTTTTGATGTTAATGTTCAACCATTTGCTTATGAAAAGAAAGGGAAAACATATTTTTCAAATAATTATATTGTAGAGAAAAAGGGGAAAGTAGATAAAACTATTATTTTGGCTGCACATTATGATTCCACTGGTGTCGATCATGGTTCGTTAGGTGCAACAGATAACGGTGCTGGTCTAGCTGCCGCTATTGCTATTGCTGAAAAGCTACAACAAACAGAATTACCATTTAATGTCCGTATTTTATATCCAGGAGCTGAAGAAAACGGTCTAAACGGTTCGTTATATTATGTCAAAGATGCATTAGCGAATGACAAGCTTAAAAATGTCATAGGCATGATAAATTACGATACTGTTGGTGGTGGCGATATCGTATATGTCCACGCTGCGCATTCTGATTATGCAGAGTATAAAAGAACATGTGAGTCTTTGGGGTTAACAGAAACGGACTATAGCTTTGATACAAAAATGCGAGAAGCGATGCTGAAGGCTTCTGTTGATGTTAATGGCGAAGCGGATAAGTACGTTATTCACCCAACATTCCCAGGTTACCCTGAAGGCGAAACGGGTTCATGGTCGGATCATGCTGGCTTTGCGTGTGCGGGTATTCCGATTGCTTATGTTGAAGCAACTAACTTCAATATTAATGGGGCGGATGGCTATGATGGCTATTCTCAAACCACTAATCCTGCGATGTGGGATTGTTACGACGCTGATAATAAAACGGCATGTAATCGTGCTGAAGAGAAAAAATGGGGTAAAATTTGGCATACCGAGTTTGATCGTATCGATAAACTGGAAGAGGCTTTCCCCGGACGTGTCGATAAGCAGCTTAGCGATAATGTGAATATCGTTTTAGAGTTATTAACGAGCAACAAATATATTCAAGTTAAATAGCGATGCGACAGTGAGCTATTGATGTTAATCCCATTTATGAGGCTTGTTCATGAATGGGATTTTTTTGCGGTTATGCACCTCGTGTGCCATGCTCATATTGTTCGTATATGAGAGGTGACATGGATGGCACTGAAGCTTGCAATTGTAATACATGTTGAAGAAGAGTTTGATTGGCATGGTTGCTTTAGCCGAGCGAATAATACAGTTTCGCCACAGCACACATTAATCAATACGATTGAAAAATTACTTGCGATAGGTGCCAAAATCACATTGGCGATGGATTATGCTTTTGTCACGAGTATTGAGGGCAAGAAAGTCATTGATCATTTCTTACCTTTAGAGGGGGAGTCTATTGAATTTGCTGCCCACCTTCACCCTTGGTTGACCCCGCCGTATCAAAATAATTTTTCGCTTTCTACTACAGCGGCATCATTTCCCTGTAATTTAACGAAAGAACTTGAATTTCAGAAATTAAAAACACTGACAGATATGATTGAACGTGTGAGTCGAGTTAGGCCAGTAACTTATTTAGCTGGGCGCTATGGTATTGGAGTAAATACGCATGGCGCCTTAAAAAGGCTCGGTTATAAAACAGACTTAAGTTGTTCTCCATATTATGACTTCACACCCTTAGAGGGACCGAATTTTAGTTCACTTACCTGTAAAGATTATTTAAAGGATAGTGTGTACTATTTACCGCATACTACTGCGATGACTTGTTGGTTTTCTATTCTCGAAAACTGGCTAAATGCAAACCCTCAAACATCTTTTAACCGAAGTGACCGCCTAGATTATAGGCTAGCACGAAAACTCTTAGGGGTGAGGTTAGATAGGTTATCTCCAGAAGAAGTATCATTAGCACAAATGCAGCGGGTTTTTAATGCTCAGCACAAACAGGGGCAGGAGAAATTTATTATTTCTTTCCATTCCACAAGTCTAATTCCTGGCGCTACACCATATACCCAGACTAAATCTGACGTAGATCGTCTAGTAGAAAGACTAATTGATTTTATTACGTGGTTTTACTGTAATCATGACGGAGAAGCCTTTTTACCGAGGGAATGTAATTTATATTCCGGAAAGTTGGTGACTAGCCAAAACAAAAAAGAGTCAAATAAAGTTCATATGGCTTCGAATATAGAGGAGGAGTTGTGAATCATATTATTCAAGCTGTATCTAGGCGATTTAATAAGTTAGCTTGTGATCAAGTAATGAAGAAGATCATTACAACAGCTCCAACGAGTCATATCGGCTCTAACGATGTAGCTGTACTTTCCATGATAGGGAAGCGAGTGATTAATGATTATCTGGTGGCAATAAAATCATTTTTATTTTGGTATCCAGAAGTCAGTGTACATGTACTGAGTGATGGAACTTTAGATGATTCTGACCGCTTATTGATTCGCTCGCACATACATTCAGTCACTTTTTATACTTACAACGATGTTTCTATGGAAGGCCTTCCAACAGGTAACTGCTGGGAAAGGTTGGTTACCTTGCTCAATTTGGCAGAGACACGTTATGTCATTCAATTAGACTCGGATATTGTCGTTAACGCAGCTATCCCTGAAGTAAAATCAGCCGTTGAATCACAAGTCTCATTTGTAATTGGTGATCCGAACTGGAGTCAAGCCGTTCCTCTTGATGAATTATCTCGACTTGCTTCTCAAAACCTGTCTCAGCACGTTCAATCCCAGTCTGAGCATGTAATGTCACGGATCCCTAGCTTACATGACAAATCAGTTTGTTATTTACGAGGGTGTGCTGGCTTTACGGGCATCCCTAAAGGTGTGAACAAGCTAGCACTATTACGGCAGTTCTCTCAGGAAATGGCGGCAATACTTGGCGAGGAAAAATGGAGTGAGTGGGGCAGTGAACAAGTTGCATCAAACTTTATTGCTTCTACGTGCCAAGGTGGACATGTTTTACCTTGGCCTCAGTATCAAACATATATGTTCCCGCAAAGCACAACTCGCCTTGAAAAGACGTCGCTGATTCATTTTATGGGAACGTGTCGATATAGACATGGTGAGTATAAAAAAGCAGTAAATAGAGCGTTAACTATGTTGTCACTCTAATATTGATTATTCATGTTTTATAGCAAGATTATGCAGCTAGAGGAATTGCCTTTATCTGCATTTTTTCGTTATAATTACAATAGCTTATAGTCCTGTATTGAGACTTGTGATCAAAAAAACCATTATTCCATTGGGTGAATTGGCGTTTGTTGCATATTTGCATGTTGGATCATTATTTAACAGTTCTGCGTATGTTAGTTTTCGTGGTG containing:
- a CDS encoding MmcQ/YjbR family DNA-binding protein, which translates into the protein MNKHQIETLLSSFTGSDVSSPFGPDALVYKVKGKMYALVSQNEDIARVTVKCKPEDGEVLVSQFDSISPGYYMNKRHWITIKLCGEVDSTLLTDLAHHSYQLVVAKLKKVERESLLINSD
- a CDS encoding M28 family metallopeptidase, whose product is MKKGIFQCSALAAAIILSGCNSDSSDDNNKVDYGAKAVSYLVEIADETQGIGDREASTQKEIQTGNWIYDKLTGFGFDVNVQPFAYEKKGKTYFSNNYIVEKKGKVDKTIILAAHYDSTGVDHGSLGATDNGAGLAAAIAIAEKLQQTELPFNVRILYPGAEENGLNGSLYYVKDALANDKLKNVIGMINYDTVGGGDIVYVHAAHSDYAEYKRTCESLGLTETDYSFDTKMREAMLKASVDVNGEADKYVIHPTFPGYPEGETGSWSDHAGFACAGIPIAYVEATNFNINGADGYDGYSQTTNPAMWDCYDADNKTACNRAEEKKWGKIWHTEFDRIDKLEEAFPGRVDKQLSDNVNIVLELLTSNKYIQVK
- a CDS encoding polysaccharide deacetylase family protein → MALKLAIVIHVEEEFDWHGCFSRANNTVSPQHTLINTIEKLLAIGAKITLAMDYAFVTSIEGKKVIDHFLPLEGESIEFAAHLHPWLTPPYQNNFSLSTTAASFPCNLTKELEFQKLKTLTDMIERVSRVRPVTYLAGRYGIGVNTHGALKRLGYKTDLSCSPYYDFTPLEGPNFSSLTCKDYLKDSVYYLPHTTAMTCWFSILENWLNANPQTSFNRSDRLDYRLARKLLGVRLDRLSPEEVSLAQMQRVFNAQHKQGQEKFIISFHSTSLIPGATPYTQTKSDVDRLVERLIDFITWFYCNHDGEAFLPRECNLYSGKLVTSQNKKESNKVHMASNIEEEL